The Candidatus Eisenbacteria bacterium nucleotide sequence GCCCCGCTCCTCGTCCGAGCGCACGGCGTCTGAGACAACCCGCGCTGTGCCCGAGCCGGTCGTTCCCGGGAGCGCAACCATCCCCGCTCCCCCAACCCCCTCCTCCATCCCCACCGCGTACTCCGTCCCGCCTTCCTCCTCATCCTCCCCGGGCAGGTCGGCGGCGGTGAGCAGGTCGGATGTCCTGAGGAGGAGAATCCGCCGGCAAACGTTCGCCAGCTCGCGGACATTGCCCGGCCATTGCCGCTCCATAATAGCGTGGATCAGGCCGGGATCGGAGCGGACCGGGGCGTTCTGGGCGATCTTCCTGACGAAGTGATCCCATAGGGCGGGGATGTCCTCCGTCCTCTCGCGCAGGGGCGGGATGTGGATCGGGATCACGTTGAGCCTGTAATAGAGATCCTGCCGGAACTCCCCCGCGCGCGCCTTGGCCGGCAAGTCGGAGTTGGTCGCGGCGATCACGCGCACGTCCACATCGATCGGCTTCTGCCCGCCCACCACGTCCACCTGGCCAGACTCGAGGACGCGCAGGAGCTTCGTCTGCAGCTCGGGCGCCAGGTCCCCCACCTCGTCAAGGAAGAGCGTGCCGCCATGGGCCCGCCGGAACTTCCCCGGCTTGTCCTTGTTCGCCCCCGTGAAAGCCCCTTTCACATAGCCGAACAGCTCCGACTCCATCAGGTCGCGCGGGATCGCCGCGCAATTGACCGCCACGAACGGCTTCTCCCACCGCTCCGAGTAGGCGTGCAGGGCCTGGGCCAGGACCTCCTTCCCGGTACCGCTCTCCCCCGTGAGGAGCACCGTCGCGTCGGTGGGGGCGATCCGCTTGATCGTCGCGACGATCTCCTGCATCG carries:
- a CDS encoding sigma-54-dependent Fis family transcriptional regulator, which encodes MRRSAPRRRMSRILLIDDDASLREVLAFALREQGHEVEIHANGGSALGSLPAFRPDLVITDLKMPGMDGMEVLRRVGVEDATIPVIILTAFGSIEDAVEAMKRGASDYLTKPYDRDVLRLTIDQALERRRLLLENRNLRERLRERTQQSEIVQASRAMQEIVATIKRIAPTDATVLLTGESGTGKEVLAQALHAYSERWEKPFVAVNCAAIPRDLMESELFGYVKGAFTGANKDKPGKFRRAHGGTLFLDEVGDLAPELQTKLLRVLESGQVDVVGGQKPIDVDVRVIAATNSDLPAKARAGEFRQDLYYRLNVIPIHIPPLRERTEDIPALWDHFVRKIAQNAPVRSDPGLIHAIMERQWPGNVRELANVCRRILLLRTSDLLTAADLPGEDEEEGGTEYAVGMEEGVGGAGMVALPGTTGSGTARVVSDAVRSDEERGERPPAGPRPFLGELPDDRLSLFGMERDIIVRALAKHGGNKSKTARYLGIPRHVLLYRLEKFGVE